The window CACGCTCGTGGTGTGGCGCCTCGACCGCCTCGGTCGGACGCTGCGGCACCTCATCGCCCACGTGACCGCCTTGGGCGCGCGCGGCGTCGGCTTCCGGTCGCTCACCGGGGCGATGGACACGACGACCACGGGCGGGAAGCTCGTGTTCCACATCTTCGGCGCGCTCGCCGAGTTCGAACGCGACCTGATCCGCGAGCGCACCAGAGCGGGGCTCGCCGCGGCCCGCGCGCGCGGCCGCATGGGCGGGCGTCCGCGACTGCTCAGCCCGGAGCGCGTGGAGATGGCGCGCGTGCTGCTGGCCGACCCGCTGCGGCCCATCGACGAGGTGTGTGCCGCGCTGCACGTGTCGCGGGCCACCCTGTACCGCTACGTGCCGAGCGGCAGCCGGCCCGCCCGCACCGTCCCGCCCGAGCGCGCCGGCCGGTTCCGACGCGGGCCGCTGCGTTAGGCATGCCCGTCTCCATTCGCCGCGTTCTGACGCACGCGACACGGGACGCGCACGCGTGCCAGAACTCGAGACCGACCGGGAAGTCGGGGAAGTTCTGAAACGCGGACTCTGACGCCGCACATAGGACCGTCGCCAGGGCACGGCTCGACCCGCCCCCACGAGCACACCGCGCGCTCTACGACGCGGTCGGCGACGCCCACGTCGGCGGCGTGAACGCCACGCCCGTCGGCCCGCCGTACACCACCGGGAGCAGCGCCCGGAGCCACGGCGCGAGCGGCAGCCCGCCCGCGTCGGCCTCGGCCCAGTACCGCACCGCCGTGGTCTCGTCCCCCTCCGGCCGCGGCGCGCCGCCGACCACGGTCGCGCCGAACGCGGTGATCATGTACTGCGTCTCGTCGCCATTGGGGTAGCGCACCACGCACTCGGGCCCGCCGTAGACACCCAGCACGCGCTCGAGCCGGACAACAAGGCCGGTCTCCTCCCATGCCTCGCGCACCGCCGCGTCGGCCGGGCGCTCGTCCGGTTCGATCAGCCCGCCCGGCGTCGACCACACCCCGCCGTCGCGCTGCCGGACCAGGAGCAGCCGGCGTTCCGCGTCGAAGACGTGCACGCTCACGGACGGGAAGAGCAGGCGCATGGCCCCGACGTGGCTCCGGAGCGCGCGGACGTAGGGTGAGATCGGCATGCCGAAGTTTGGCGCGGCGGCGAGTCCGGCGGTGCGGGCGACCGATCCCGAAACGCTCCGTCGTGCGACGTCGCGAGATCCCCCGCCGCATGCTCGGCCGCGCGAGGTTCGCGGGGGCGGGCTGACGGCGCGAGGCGGACGACGCCGACGTAGAGCCACGCGCTCGTCGGGCCGCCGACGTCCACCAGCAGGCCGTTGAGCGCGGGATCTGGCCCGGGCACCGGGCCGACGCCGAAACGGGGCCGCACGGCGACCGCGTAGGCGGCCGGCGGCGCCCCGCCGGCCGCGGCCATGTCCTCGAGCACCCAGGCCGCGGGCACCCGCGCCACGAACGCGTCCGGCGCGAGGCGGGCGCCGGGGGGCCAGCCGCTGCGGCGGTGCAGGGTCGCGACAGCCGACGGTGTTCCGGCCCGCGCCCACCCGGATGCGCGTCTCGGCACCCCCGACCGAGCGCCACGCCGGTGGCACGCGCGCTCCGTCGGGCGGCTGGCCCGTTGGCCTGGTCCGGTCCGGCTCGACGACGGGCGCGGCGTTCGCCGGATAGAGCACGAGGTCGAGGCCGCACGACCGCACGCAAACCGTCGCGGCCCGGGCGCCCCGGTTGGCGATCGCCACCTCGACCCGGAGCACGGAGCCGGTCGTGTCGGGGGAGGGCCGTCGCGCACTGTCGACTCGTGTAAACCGATCCGCCACGCCGCTGGCCACCAGCCCCGCGGCGGCCCGAATCTCCAGCCCGTCCACGACGAGCGCGGGCTGGAGCCGCGTCGGGAGCGTGTCCGCGCGGGCAGCCGCGCGCGCGGCCGCGCGCGCGGTCGCGTAGGCGCGCGCCGCCGCGGTGTCGGGCCGGAGCCGCGCCACGACGACGACGGCCCGTCCGACGCCGCACGACGCCGGGCCGTAGGGCAGA is drawn from Gemmatimonadetes bacterium T265 and contains these coding sequences:
- a CDS encoding invertase, which gives rise to MLVGYARVSTAEQSLALQQDALAKAGCGRTFSDVVSGAVEERVGLAAALDYVREGDTLVVWRLDRLGRTLRHLIAHVTALGARGVGFRSLTGAMDTTTTGGKLVFHIFGALAEFERDLIRERTRAGLAAARARGRMGGRPRLLSPERVEMARVLLADPLRPIDEVCAALHVSRATLYRYVPSGSRPARTVPPERAGRFRRGPLR